The proteins below are encoded in one region of Helianthus annuus cultivar XRQ/B chromosome 2, HanXRQr2.0-SUNRISE, whole genome shotgun sequence:
- the LOC110926719 gene encoding transcription factor TGA9 isoform X3: MATQDHHHHQHLPYAVFPAFNPPNTGFINQEGSSFDFGELEEAIVLQGYKIHNDETKLPLYTSVLRPAATLDMFPSWPMRVHQTPRGSNSSTDSGSGVNVTIASRPESHSHIELEPESPMSSNTRKTFLEQQQQQPRQQEHVLRQQLQHLQIPQQQQLEMECEGGSPGGSSHSQQAPKPFSDKTLRRLAQNREAARKSRLRKKAYVQQLESSRIRLAQLEQDLQRARSQGLFLGNGGGNISSGYNPVCAGAAMFDMEYTRWLDDDQRHMTELRKGLQSQYSDGDLRVIVDSFVAHYDDIFRFKGVAAKSDVFHLITGMWTTPAERCFLWMGGFRPSELIKMLTTQLDPLTEQQVVGIYSLQQSSQQAEEALTQGLDQLHQSLVDTIAGGSVNDGVHHMAVALGKLTNLEGFVRQADNLRQQTLHQLHRILTVRQAAKCFLVISEYYGRLRALSSLWASRPRETLISDENSCQTTTDLQMVQSSHSHFSNFG; encoded by the exons ATGGCTACTCAagatcaccatcaccatcaacaCCTTCCATATGCTGTTTTTCCTGCTTTTAATCCTCCAAACACAGGCTTCAT TAATCAAGAAGGGTCATCTTTTGATTTTGGAGAGCTAGAAGAAGCCATTGTTCTACAAGGATACAAGATCCATAATGACGAAACCAAATTAC CTTTATATACATCTGTACTAAGACCAGCAGCCACTTTGGATATGTTCCCTTCTTGGCCTATGAGAGTTCATCAAACACCAAga GGGAGTAATTCAAGTACAGATTCAGGATCAGGTGTAAATGTTACAATTGCAAGTAGACCAGAATCTCATTCTCATATAGAACTAGAACCAGAATCTCCTATGAGCAGTAACACTAGAAAAACATTTttggaacaacaacaacaacaaccgcgaCAACAAGAACACGTTTTACGACAACAATTGCAACATCTTCAAataccacaacaacaacaacttgaGATGGAATGTGAAGGGGGTAGTCCTGGTGGATCATCACATTCTCAACAAGCCCCTAAACCATTTTCAGATAAG ACATTAAGGCGCTTAGCTCAAAACAGAGAAGCAGCAAGAAAAAGCAGACTCAGAAAAAAG GCATACGTTCAGCAGCTAGAGTCCAGTAGAATAAGACTAGCCCAGCTTGAACAAGATCTTCAACGCGCTCGATCACAG GGGCTATTCTTGGGAAATGGTGGAGGCAACATTAGTTCTG GATACAATCCTGTGTGTGCAGGTGCAgcaatgtttgatatggaatacACAAGATGGCTTGATGATGATCAGAGACACATGACCGAACTGCGTAAAGGATTGCAATCGCAATACTCTGATGGCGATCTACGCGTCATAGTAGATAGCTTTGTTGCACATTATGATGATATCTTCCGGTTTAAAGGTGTTGCGGCTAAATCCGACGTGTTCCACTTGATAACCGGCATGTGGACTACCCCAGCCGAACGCTGCTTCCTTTGGATGGGCGGTTTTCGGCCCTCCGAGCTAATCAAg ATGTTAACTACCCAACTTGATCCTTTGACTGAACAACAAGTTGTGGGGATTTATAGCCTGCAGCAATCCTCACAACAAGCAGAAGAAGCTCTAACCCAAGGTTTAGATCAGCTACATCAATCATTAGTTGACACCATTGCTGGTGGGTCCGTCAATGATGGGGTCCACCATATGGCGGTTGCGCTAGGGAAACTTACTAATCTCGAAGGATTTGTTCGTCAG GCTGATAATTTGAGACAACAGACTCTTCATCAGCTACATAGGATATTGACGGTTCGACAAGCAGCGAAATGTTTCTTGGTGATTAGCGAGTATTATGGACGTTTACGGGCTTTGAGTTCCCTTTGGGCTTCTCGGCCACGCGA GACATTGATTAGTGATGAAAACTCGTGTCAAACGACGACGGATTTGCAAATGGTGCAATCTTCACAtagtcatttttcaaactttggATAA
- the LOC110926719 gene encoding transcription factor TGA9 isoform X2, with product MATQDHHHHQHLPYAVFPAFNPPNTGFINQEGSSFDFGELEEAIVLQGYKIHNDETKLPLYTSVLRPAATLDMFPSWPMRVHQTPRGSNSSTDSGSGVNVTIASRPESHSHIELEPESPMSSNTRKTFLEQQQQQPRQQEHVLRQQLQHLQIPQQQQLEMECEGGSPGGSSHSQQAPKPFSDKRKGIGSTSQKTLDAKTLRRLAQNREAARKSRLRKKAYVQQLESSRIRLAQLEQDLQRARSQGLFLGNGGGNISSGAAMFDMEYTRWLDDDQRHMTELRKGLQSQYSDGDLRVIVDSFVAHYDDIFRFKGVAAKSDVFHLITGMWTTPAERCFLWMGGFRPSELIKMLTTQLDPLTEQQVVGIYSLQQSSQQAEEALTQGLDQLHQSLVDTIAGGSVNDGVHHMAVALGKLTNLEGFVRQADNLRQQTLHQLHRILTVRQAAKCFLVISEYYGRLRALSSLWASRPRETLISDENSCQTTTDLQMVQSSHSHFSNFG from the exons ATGGCTACTCAagatcaccatcaccatcaacaCCTTCCATATGCTGTTTTTCCTGCTTTTAATCCTCCAAACACAGGCTTCAT TAATCAAGAAGGGTCATCTTTTGATTTTGGAGAGCTAGAAGAAGCCATTGTTCTACAAGGATACAAGATCCATAATGACGAAACCAAATTAC CTTTATATACATCTGTACTAAGACCAGCAGCCACTTTGGATATGTTCCCTTCTTGGCCTATGAGAGTTCATCAAACACCAAga GGGAGTAATTCAAGTACAGATTCAGGATCAGGTGTAAATGTTACAATTGCAAGTAGACCAGAATCTCATTCTCATATAGAACTAGAACCAGAATCTCCTATGAGCAGTAACACTAGAAAAACATTTttggaacaacaacaacaacaaccgcgaCAACAAGAACACGTTTTACGACAACAATTGCAACATCTTCAAataccacaacaacaacaacttgaGATGGAATGTGAAGGGGGTAGTCCTGGTGGATCATCACATTCTCAACAAGCCCCTAAACCATTTTCAGATAAG AGGAAAGGAATTGGTTCAACATCACAAAAAACACTGGATGCCAAG ACATTAAGGCGCTTAGCTCAAAACAGAGAAGCAGCAAGAAAAAGCAGACTCAGAAAAAAG GCATACGTTCAGCAGCTAGAGTCCAGTAGAATAAGACTAGCCCAGCTTGAACAAGATCTTCAACGCGCTCGATCACAG GGGCTATTCTTGGGAAATGGTGGAGGCAACATTAGTTCTG GTGCAgcaatgtttgatatggaatacACAAGATGGCTTGATGATGATCAGAGACACATGACCGAACTGCGTAAAGGATTGCAATCGCAATACTCTGATGGCGATCTACGCGTCATAGTAGATAGCTTTGTTGCACATTATGATGATATCTTCCGGTTTAAAGGTGTTGCGGCTAAATCCGACGTGTTCCACTTGATAACCGGCATGTGGACTACCCCAGCCGAACGCTGCTTCCTTTGGATGGGCGGTTTTCGGCCCTCCGAGCTAATCAAg ATGTTAACTACCCAACTTGATCCTTTGACTGAACAACAAGTTGTGGGGATTTATAGCCTGCAGCAATCCTCACAACAAGCAGAAGAAGCTCTAACCCAAGGTTTAGATCAGCTACATCAATCATTAGTTGACACCATTGCTGGTGGGTCCGTCAATGATGGGGTCCACCATATGGCGGTTGCGCTAGGGAAACTTACTAATCTCGAAGGATTTGTTCGTCAG GCTGATAATTTGAGACAACAGACTCTTCATCAGCTACATAGGATATTGACGGTTCGACAAGCAGCGAAATGTTTCTTGGTGATTAGCGAGTATTATGGACGTTTACGGGCTTTGAGTTCCCTTTGGGCTTCTCGGCCACGCGA GACATTGATTAGTGATGAAAACTCGTGTCAAACGACGACGGATTTGCAAATGGTGCAATCTTCACAtagtcatttttcaaactttggATAA
- the LOC110926719 gene encoding transcription factor TGA9 isoform X4: protein MATQDHHHHQHLPYAVFPAFNPPNTGFINQEGSSFDFGELEEAIVLQGYKIHNDETKLPLYTSVLRPAATLDMFPSWPMRVHQTPRGSNSSTDSGSGVNVTIASRPESHSHIELEPESPMSSNTRKTFLEQQQQQPRQQEHVLRQQLQHLQIPQQQQLEMECEGGSPGGSSHSQQAPKPFSDKRKGIGSTSQKTLDAKTLRRLAQNREAARKSRLRKKAYVQQLESSRIRLAQLEQDLQRARSQGLFLGNGGGNISSGYNPVCAGAAMFDMEYTRWLDDDQRHMTELRKGLQSQYSDGDLRVIVDSFVAHYDDIFRFKGVAAKSDVFHLITGMWTTPAERCFLWMGGFRPSELIKMLTTQLDPLTEQQVVGIYSLQQSSQQAEEALTQGLDQLHQSLVDTIAGGSVNDGVHHMAVALGKLTNLEGFVRQADNLRQQTLHQLHRILTVRQAAKCFLVISEYYGRLRALSSLWASRPRE, encoded by the exons ATGGCTACTCAagatcaccatcaccatcaacaCCTTCCATATGCTGTTTTTCCTGCTTTTAATCCTCCAAACACAGGCTTCAT TAATCAAGAAGGGTCATCTTTTGATTTTGGAGAGCTAGAAGAAGCCATTGTTCTACAAGGATACAAGATCCATAATGACGAAACCAAATTAC CTTTATATACATCTGTACTAAGACCAGCAGCCACTTTGGATATGTTCCCTTCTTGGCCTATGAGAGTTCATCAAACACCAAga GGGAGTAATTCAAGTACAGATTCAGGATCAGGTGTAAATGTTACAATTGCAAGTAGACCAGAATCTCATTCTCATATAGAACTAGAACCAGAATCTCCTATGAGCAGTAACACTAGAAAAACATTTttggaacaacaacaacaacaaccgcgaCAACAAGAACACGTTTTACGACAACAATTGCAACATCTTCAAataccacaacaacaacaacttgaGATGGAATGTGAAGGGGGTAGTCCTGGTGGATCATCACATTCTCAACAAGCCCCTAAACCATTTTCAGATAAG AGGAAAGGAATTGGTTCAACATCACAAAAAACACTGGATGCCAAG ACATTAAGGCGCTTAGCTCAAAACAGAGAAGCAGCAAGAAAAAGCAGACTCAGAAAAAAG GCATACGTTCAGCAGCTAGAGTCCAGTAGAATAAGACTAGCCCAGCTTGAACAAGATCTTCAACGCGCTCGATCACAG GGGCTATTCTTGGGAAATGGTGGAGGCAACATTAGTTCTG GATACAATCCTGTGTGTGCAGGTGCAgcaatgtttgatatggaatacACAAGATGGCTTGATGATGATCAGAGACACATGACCGAACTGCGTAAAGGATTGCAATCGCAATACTCTGATGGCGATCTACGCGTCATAGTAGATAGCTTTGTTGCACATTATGATGATATCTTCCGGTTTAAAGGTGTTGCGGCTAAATCCGACGTGTTCCACTTGATAACCGGCATGTGGACTACCCCAGCCGAACGCTGCTTCCTTTGGATGGGCGGTTTTCGGCCCTCCGAGCTAATCAAg ATGTTAACTACCCAACTTGATCCTTTGACTGAACAACAAGTTGTGGGGATTTATAGCCTGCAGCAATCCTCACAACAAGCAGAAGAAGCTCTAACCCAAGGTTTAGATCAGCTACATCAATCATTAGTTGACACCATTGCTGGTGGGTCCGTCAATGATGGGGTCCACCATATGGCGGTTGCGCTAGGGAAACTTACTAATCTCGAAGGATTTGTTCGTCAG GCTGATAATTTGAGACAACAGACTCTTCATCAGCTACATAGGATATTGACGGTTCGACAAGCAGCGAAATGTTTCTTGGTGATTAGCGAGTATTATGGACGTTTACGGGCTTTGAGTTCCCTTTGGGCTTCTCGGCCACGCGAGTAA
- the LOC110926719 gene encoding transcription factor TGA9 isoform X1, producing the protein MATQDHHHHQHLPYAVFPAFNPPNTGFINQEGSSFDFGELEEAIVLQGYKIHNDETKLPLYTSVLRPAATLDMFPSWPMRVHQTPRGSNSSTDSGSGVNVTIASRPESHSHIELEPESPMSSNTRKTFLEQQQQQPRQQEHVLRQQLQHLQIPQQQQLEMECEGGSPGGSSHSQQAPKPFSDKRKGIGSTSQKTLDAKTLRRLAQNREAARKSRLRKKAYVQQLESSRIRLAQLEQDLQRARSQGLFLGNGGGNISSGYNPVCAGAAMFDMEYTRWLDDDQRHMTELRKGLQSQYSDGDLRVIVDSFVAHYDDIFRFKGVAAKSDVFHLITGMWTTPAERCFLWMGGFRPSELIKMLTTQLDPLTEQQVVGIYSLQQSSQQAEEALTQGLDQLHQSLVDTIAGGSVNDGVHHMAVALGKLTNLEGFVRQADNLRQQTLHQLHRILTVRQAAKCFLVISEYYGRLRALSSLWASRPRETLISDENSCQTTTDLQMVQSSHSHFSNFG; encoded by the exons ATGGCTACTCAagatcaccatcaccatcaacaCCTTCCATATGCTGTTTTTCCTGCTTTTAATCCTCCAAACACAGGCTTCAT TAATCAAGAAGGGTCATCTTTTGATTTTGGAGAGCTAGAAGAAGCCATTGTTCTACAAGGATACAAGATCCATAATGACGAAACCAAATTAC CTTTATATACATCTGTACTAAGACCAGCAGCCACTTTGGATATGTTCCCTTCTTGGCCTATGAGAGTTCATCAAACACCAAga GGGAGTAATTCAAGTACAGATTCAGGATCAGGTGTAAATGTTACAATTGCAAGTAGACCAGAATCTCATTCTCATATAGAACTAGAACCAGAATCTCCTATGAGCAGTAACACTAGAAAAACATTTttggaacaacaacaacaacaaccgcgaCAACAAGAACACGTTTTACGACAACAATTGCAACATCTTCAAataccacaacaacaacaacttgaGATGGAATGTGAAGGGGGTAGTCCTGGTGGATCATCACATTCTCAACAAGCCCCTAAACCATTTTCAGATAAG AGGAAAGGAATTGGTTCAACATCACAAAAAACACTGGATGCCAAG ACATTAAGGCGCTTAGCTCAAAACAGAGAAGCAGCAAGAAAAAGCAGACTCAGAAAAAAG GCATACGTTCAGCAGCTAGAGTCCAGTAGAATAAGACTAGCCCAGCTTGAACAAGATCTTCAACGCGCTCGATCACAG GGGCTATTCTTGGGAAATGGTGGAGGCAACATTAGTTCTG GATACAATCCTGTGTGTGCAGGTGCAgcaatgtttgatatggaatacACAAGATGGCTTGATGATGATCAGAGACACATGACCGAACTGCGTAAAGGATTGCAATCGCAATACTCTGATGGCGATCTACGCGTCATAGTAGATAGCTTTGTTGCACATTATGATGATATCTTCCGGTTTAAAGGTGTTGCGGCTAAATCCGACGTGTTCCACTTGATAACCGGCATGTGGACTACCCCAGCCGAACGCTGCTTCCTTTGGATGGGCGGTTTTCGGCCCTCCGAGCTAATCAAg ATGTTAACTACCCAACTTGATCCTTTGACTGAACAACAAGTTGTGGGGATTTATAGCCTGCAGCAATCCTCACAACAAGCAGAAGAAGCTCTAACCCAAGGTTTAGATCAGCTACATCAATCATTAGTTGACACCATTGCTGGTGGGTCCGTCAATGATGGGGTCCACCATATGGCGGTTGCGCTAGGGAAACTTACTAATCTCGAAGGATTTGTTCGTCAG GCTGATAATTTGAGACAACAGACTCTTCATCAGCTACATAGGATATTGACGGTTCGACAAGCAGCGAAATGTTTCTTGGTGATTAGCGAGTATTATGGACGTTTACGGGCTTTGAGTTCCCTTTGGGCTTCTCGGCCACGCGA GACATTGATTAGTGATGAAAACTCGTGTCAAACGACGACGGATTTGCAAATGGTGCAATCTTCACAtagtcatttttcaaactttggATAA
- the LOC118488145 gene encoding uncharacterized protein LOC118488145 — protein sequence MARVRGYKVNRSIAPTLEHIFNEHGDIAARCKFSSSLKAFFLESVCKVFRQIQTNDIEKLSEVKAVLSDLKTVKIDVAWLEALLEAIRKKKEANKQYCLSLEAKIGIMRVKNSFEIDVRRGRAELVALREHIKEAQKGADAMRLVEKYLDDTRKDLEADPYLVI from the coding sequence ATGGCTCGTGTGAGAGGCTACAAAGTGAATCGCAGCATTGCACCAACTCTTGAACACATTTTCAATGAACACGGTGACATTGCAGCTAGGTGCAAATTTTCCTCGAGTCTCAAAGCATTTTTCCTTGAGTCTGTTTGTAAAGTTTTCAGGCAGATCCAAACCAACGATATCGAAAAACTATCAGAAGTAAAGGCTGTGCTGTCGGATTTAAAGACAGTCAAGATTGATGTGGCATGGCTGGAAGCTCTCCTTGAAGCCATTCGCAAGAAGAAGGAGGCAAATAAACAGTATTGTTTGTCTTTGGAAGCGAAAATAGGCATCATGAGGGTTAAAAATTCCTTCGAGATAGATGTGAGAAGGGGACGTGCGGAGCTTGTTGCTTTACGAGAACATATTAAAGAGGCTCAAAAGGGTGCGGATGCAATGCGTCTTGTTGAAAAGTATCTAGATGACACCCGCAAGGATCTTGAAGCTGACCCGTATCTGGTTATATAG